The stretch of DNA GAAATAGCGGCAGCCGTTTCCACTGAACCGGCCGTAACGCCCGCCGCGGGCAAAGATGAAGCCGGGAAGAAAGCTTAAAGAAATAATCTTTACCCGACGGAGAAACTTAATATGCTGATGCCCAAAAGAGTAAAATACCGCAAAGTCCAAAAAGGGCGAGTCAAAGGTGTGGCTAAACGCGGGACAACGATAGCTTTCGGCCATTACGGACTTATGGCCCTGGAAATCGGCCGCCTTTCGAGCAGACACATTGAATCCTGCCGTCTTACGCTCACGCGTTTCATCAAAAAGGGCGGAAAGATATGGATAAGAATATTCCCCGACAGACCGGTCACCAAAAAACCGGCCGAGACAAGAATGGGAAAAGGAAAGGGCAATCCCGAATTTTGGGTTGCCATTGTCAAACCCGGCAGAGTGATGTTTGAGATGGAAGGCGTATCCGTTGCCGACGCGCGCGAAGCATTCAGGCAGGTCGCTCACAAACTGCCCATCGTCACGAAGTTTCTGGAACGTTAGAAACATTTTAAGGACAAAAAAATGAAATCCAAAGATTGGGAACAACTTAAAAACTCGACGGACGCGGAGCTGAACGCGAAACTCGACACACTTCGCCGCCGTCGTTCGGAACTGGAATTCCGCAACAAAACCGCCAAGGTGAAAAATCCTCTTGAAATCCGCGCTGTTCGGCGCGTAATGGCGCGCATAAAAACGATTTTGCGCGCGCGCGAGCTGATTTCCGTCGCCGCGCCGGCTAAGGTGAGGTCATCGTAAATTATGGCAAGAAAAATTCTGCTGGGACAAGTTGTAAGCGATAAGATGGAAAAAACCCGCGTCGTCTCGATAAAGCGCGTTTTCTCTCATCCGAAATACGGAAAAGTGATGCGCCGCGCCACAAAGGTTCACGCGCACGACGAGAAAAACGCCAGTCGCACAGGCGATTACGTAACCATTTGTGAAACCAGGCCCGTCTCAAAATCAAAGAGATGGGAAGTTCTTTCGATAACAAAATCTGCCGGCGCCGCCGCACCCGCGCCGAAAGCAAAATAATAACGGGACAAACCCATGATACAGGAACGTTCGATTCTTAAAGTCGCAGACAACTCCGGAGCCCGCCTCATAAGATGCTTCAGGGTTTTGGGCGGCTCCGACAAGAGATGCGCCGCCATCGGCGAGTTGATAGTGGCCTCGGTACAGGTCGCCACTCCTTTTGCCGCGATTAAAAAGGGCGAGGTGGTAAAGGCCGTGATCGTAAGAACCAAAAAAGAAAAGCGCCGGCCCGACGGAACTTATATCAAGTTTGACGACAACGCCGCCGTTATCGTTGACGACAACGGCGAACCCCGAGGCACACGCATATTCGGACCCGTGGCCAGAGAACTCAGAGAAAAAAATTATCTTAAGATTATATCCCTGGCTCCCGAGGTGCTCTGAGGCGTACGGGAAAAAACGAGGAAAAGATGCTTAACATAAAAAAGAAAGACAAAGTGATGGTCATAGCCGGCGACGATAAGGGTAAAACCGGCGAGGTGCTTGAGATTCTGTCCGGTCAGAAACGGGCGATAGTTTCAAAAATCAACATAGCCATAAAGCATAAAAAGCCCACTCAGAGCGATCCCGGCGGCAGAATAGAGATGGAGCGCCCCGTGGCAATTTCAAAGCTCGCGGTGGTTTGTCAGAAATGTTCGCGTCCCACAAAAGTTAAGCGCGACCGTCTCGCCGACGGAAAGAAAATACGCGTTTGCAAAAATTGCGGCGAAGTTATTCTTTAAGCGTACGCCGCGAAGATGGCGCATAGAATAGAAAAAGAAATAGTTGGTGAATAGCGGCAGAAAAAGAAGTGGTTAGTGGATAGTGAATAGTGGATAGTAAAAGCGTATTTATGGTTATAAGCAGGCAGCAGAAACAGACTAACCACTATTCACTATCCACTGCCCTTAGGAGAAAAGATGGCGACTATAGCATGGATGGCTAAAGCAAAAAAGCCGCCGAAGTTTTCGACTCGGAAACGCAATCGCTGCTCGCTTTGCGGCCGCGCCCGCGGGTTCATGAGTGATTTCGGCGTCTGCAGAATATGTTTCAGAAAACTGGCCCATCGAGGTGAAATTCCCGGTGTGCGCAAATCAAGCTGGTAACGAACTTTTTAAGGTGGTAATATGTCGATAATCGACCCGATAGCAGATTTTTTCACGGCGATCAGAAACGCTAATGCAAAAATCAAAGAAAAAGTGGACGTTCCGGCGTCCAAGACGAAGATCGCCGTGTCCAAAATATTAAAAGAAGAGGGCTTTATCTCCAACTATAAAGTCATCGACGATTACAAGCAGGGCATCCTCAGGGTTTATCTTAAATATACACCGCAGAAAGAGGCCGTAATCAAGGAACTCAAGCGTATGTCCAAGTCGGGACGCAGGGTGTATAAGTCGTCGGCCGAACTGCCGCGTTTACGCAGAGGTATGGCGGTGGTAATAGTATCAACGTCGAAGGGCATAATGACCGCCGACAAGGCCGGCGAGGCCGGTCTGGGCGGGGAAGTAATGGGCTACATTTGGTAAGGCAAGGCAAATAATTTTTTCCCTCTCCCACAATGGAGAGGAGAAATAGAGGACAGAATATGTCGAGATTAGCCAAAAAACCCGTAAAAATACCCGAAAAAGTAACCGCGACCCTCAAGGATAATGTTTTGGAAGTCAAAGGGCCGCTGGGCACGATAAAACAACCTGTGCCCGAAGGCATCAAGTTAATTATAGGCGACGATAATACCGGCTCCAAGGGAATTACTCTGGAGCGTGTCGGCTCGAACACTCCCAAGGTGCGCGCGTTGCACGGTCTTGCCGCGGCGCTGGTCAAAAACGCGGTAGCCGGCGTAACCGTGGGATTTTCCAAGGATCTCGAAATCCACGGAGTGGGTTTTAAGGCGTTGCTTGAGGGCGGCACACTGAATATGACTCTCGGTTTCACGCATCTCGTGAAAGTTGCGATACCCGAAGGCATCAAAGTAGTCGTCGACCCGAAACAGACGTCAGTCACCATTACAGGCATAGACAAATATCGCGTCGGACAATTCGCCGCGAACATAAGAAAAATCCGTCCGCCCGAGCCGTATAAGGCCACGGGGATAAGATACAAGGGCGAGCACATAATCAAAAAGGCCGGCAAAGCCGCCGGCGCGGCCGGAGCGACCGCGGGCAAATAGCAAAATAACCCGAAAGTTAACCGAGGTAAAGTATGTCGATAGTGAAAACCCGAATGGAACGCAGGATTAAAAGGGCCAGAAAGAAAATATTCGGCACAGCCGAACGTCCCCGTATGGCTTTCAAAAAAAGTTTGAAGTATCTTTACGCGCAGGCCATCGACGACACCGCAGGCAAGTCGCTGGGAATTTTCACGACCGCGTCGTCGGATTTTAAGGATTTGAAGTCGCGCAAGAACGTGGCTGCCGCCGTTAGGTTGGGCGAATATGCGGGCAAAAAACTATCCGACAAAA from Elusimicrobia bacterium HGW-Elusimicrobia-1 encodes:
- a CDS encoding type Z 30S ribosomal protein S14, with amino-acid sequence MATIAWMAKAKKPPKFSTRKRNRCSLCGRARGFMSDFGVCRICFRKLAHRGEIPGVRKSSW
- a CDS encoding 50S ribosomal protein L6 → MSRLAKKPVKIPEKVTATLKDNVLEVKGPLGTIKQPVPEGIKLIIGDDNTGSKGITLERVGSNTPKVRALHGLAAALVKNAVAGVTVGFSKDLEIHGVGFKALLEGGTLNMTLGFTHLVKVAIPEGIKVVVDPKQTSVTITGIDKYRVGQFAANIRKIRPPEPYKATGIRYKGEHIIKKAGKAAGAAGATAGK
- a CDS encoding 50S ribosomal protein L14 — translated: MIQERSILKVADNSGARLIRCFRVLGGSDKRCAAIGELIVASVQVATPFAAIKKGEVVKAVIVRTKKEKRRPDGTYIKFDDNAAVIVDDNGEPRGTRIFGPVARELREKNYLKIISLAPEVL
- the rpsQ gene encoding 30S ribosomal protein S17, which gives rise to MARKILLGQVVSDKMEKTRVVSIKRVFSHPKYGKVMRRATKVHAHDEKNASRTGDYVTICETRPVSKSKRWEVLSITKSAGAAAPAPKAK
- the rpmC gene encoding 50S ribosomal protein L29, which produces MKSKDWEQLKNSTDAELNAKLDTLRRRRSELEFRNKTAKVKNPLEIRAVRRVMARIKTILRARELISVAAPAKVRSS
- a CDS encoding 30S ribosomal protein S8, giving the protein MSIIDPIADFFTAIRNANAKIKEKVDVPASKTKIAVSKILKEEGFISNYKVIDDYKQGILRVYLKYTPQKEAVIKELKRMSKSGRRVYKSSAELPRLRRGMAVVIVSTSKGIMTADKAGEAGLGGEVMGYIW
- a CDS encoding 50S ribosomal protein L18 — translated: MSIVKTRMERRIKRARKKIFGTAERPRMAFKKSLKYLYAQAIDDTAGKSLGIFTTASSDFKDLKSRKNVAAAVRLGEYAGKKLSDKKIARIVFDRRGRRYHGVVKSFAEALRKTGLAF
- a CDS encoding 50S ribosomal protein L16, whose amino-acid sequence is MLMPKRVKYRKVQKGRVKGVAKRGTTIAFGHYGLMALEIGRLSSRHIESCRLTLTRFIKKGGKIWIRIFPDRPVTKKPAETRMGKGKGNPEFWVAIVKPGRVMFEMEGVSVADAREAFRQVAHKLPIVTKFLER
- a CDS encoding 50S ribosomal protein L24, which translates into the protein MLNIKKKDKVMVIAGDDKGKTGEVLEILSGQKRAIVSKINIAIKHKKPTQSDPGGRIEMERPVAISKLAVVCQKCSRPTKVKRDRLADGKKIRVCKNCGEVIL